A genomic window from Antedon mediterranea chromosome 4, ecAntMedi1.1, whole genome shotgun sequence includes:
- the LOC140047949 gene encoding uncharacterized protein: MATREEFVELLAYLSNRYEGVKRLWLRLLLNDHCSGEVLSKEDVPALEWFNELERTGYIQSNPTDVEILSDIAKVTEEKKAIDLIKEFKLNHPNNNEEYSFTDGKPITEYRKRLFKALRQNSTKVQTMLAHYSLDHLNFNNIWDFVVFLEREDHLVDEKKSVERFSKLLDKKASDVFWGIEYKHSEKGNMKKRLEETASDGIDPSTSGPDRQPHSQSLQPVLVLPSERSHREYDISYPHDKIIEERARELNSDLLDDISRELTSKEVKKYKTRLKEFGGFRAREVEDFADDIEEIFTAQQKRKIFSVGQYGKLKEQLQKLRRDDLITEVTKVEMEMEKIGFLVLH; the protein is encoded by the exons ATGGCAACCAGAGAAGAATTTGTAGAATTACTTGCGTATTTAAGTAACAGATATGAAGGTGTGAAGCGCTTGTGGCTAAGACTTCTACTAAATGACCACTGCTCTGGAGAGGTTTTAAGTAAAGAAGATGTCCCAGCACTCGAATGGTTTAATGAACTTGAAAGAACCGGTTATATTCAGAGTAACCCTACTGATGTAGAAATTCTCTCAGACATCGCAAAAGTAACCGAAGAAAAGAAAGCGATAGACTTAATCAAAGAGTTTAAACTGAATCATCCAAACAACAATGAAGAGTACAGCTTTACCGATGGCAAACCAATAACAGAATATCGCAAAAGGCTTTTTAAAGCTTTAAGACAAAATTCAACAAAAGTACAAACCATGCTCGCCCACTACAGCCTAGATCATCtaaattttaacaatatttggGATTTTGTAGTTTTTCTGGAGAGGGAGGATCATTTGGTGGATGAAAAGAAGTCGGTGGAACGTTTTTCAAAGCTTCTTGACAAAAAAGCTAGTGACGTATTTTGGGGTATCGAATATAAGCATTCAGAAAAAGGGAATATGAAAAAAAGACTTGAGGAAACGGCCAGCGATG GTATCGATCCGTCCACATCTGGTCCTGACAGACAACCTCACTCACAGAGTCTTCAACCCGTACTCGTCCTTCCGTCAGAGCGTTCCCATAGAGAATATGACATAAGCTACCCTCATGATAAAATCATTGAAGAAAGGGCAAGAGAACTAAACAGTGATTTGTTAGATGATATCAGTCGTGAATTGACCTCAAAAGaagtaaaaaaatacaaaacacgTCTTAAGGAGTTTGGCGGATTTAGAGCTCGAGAAGTTGAAGACTTTGCAGACGATATCGAAGAAATTTTCACGGCACAACAGAAGCGGAAAATATTTTCTGTTGGTCAGTATGGTAAACTTAAAGAGCAATTACAAAAACTGAGACGTGATGACCTTATTACTGAAGTGACTAAGGTAGAGATGGAAATGGAAAAGATTG GATTTCTTGTTTTGCATTGA